Proteins found in one Vallitalea guaymasensis genomic segment:
- a CDS encoding adaptor protein MecA — protein sequence MKIEKISNAQIRCTLNKTDLTKRQIKISELAYGTEKTQELFKDMMAQASVEFGFEADNVPLMIEAIPLSKESIMLIITKVDNPDELDDKLASIPQQNIRNFKKKEVADNNDQAVNKEINLNTKQIIYSFKSLDEVIKVTQIISPLYDGLNSLYKDETIKEYYLVIHKSDNENDAFIGLNGFLSEYGNKVPATNIMEIFYEEHHEIIIKNNAIQILSNL from the coding sequence ATGAAAATTGAAAAGATAAGTAATGCTCAGATTAGATGTACTTTAAATAAAACAGATTTGACAAAAAGACAGATAAAGATCAGCGAACTCGCATATGGAACCGAGAAGACACAAGAATTATTTAAAGATATGATGGCACAAGCTTCTGTTGAATTTGGTTTTGAAGCAGATAATGTACCTTTAATGATTGAGGCAATACCCCTTTCAAAAGAAAGTATAATGTTAATAATTACTAAAGTTGATAATCCTGATGAATTAGATGATAAATTAGCTTCTATTCCTCAGCAGAACATACGTAATTTTAAGAAAAAAGAAGTTGCAGATAATAATGACCAAGCAGTTAACAAAGAAATCAATCTAAATACAAAACAGATTATTTATTCCTTTAAATCTCTTGACGAAGTGATTAAAGTAACCCAGATTATAAGTCCACTTTATGATGGTCTTAATTCATTATATAAAGACGAAACTATAAAAGAGTATTATCTTGTTATTCACAAATCCGATAATGAGAATGATGCATTTATAGGTCTTAATGGTTTCTTATCAGAATATGGAAATAAGGTTCCAGCTACCAATATAATGGAGATATTTTATGAAGAACATCATGAAATTATCATAAAAAATAATGCAATTCAAATATTATCTAATTTATAA
- a CDS encoding GntR family transcriptional regulator, whose translation MEKIETKYQKIKKDIENKINTGEFKSGEKIPSERKLCELYNISRMTARQAVNELVKDGIVYREKGRGTFVSSPNFLQRNVKSFTDTLRERGFNPSTNIIEFSTVYNLRDISNIMEVPYETKFYKLKRLRLGNELPMALETVYIQKDRCLGLHKYDISKSLYEVLEEHYGYKVENISCDIDACIANNIMMKVFNMKKARALLKITGISYTSNGEKLFYEESYYRPDLYKYRVDIFRRT comes from the coding sequence ATGGAGAAAATAGAAACTAAGTATCAAAAAATTAAAAAAGATATAGAAAATAAAATCAATACTGGAGAATTCAAATCAGGGGAAAAAATACCATCTGAGCGAAAATTATGTGAGTTGTATAATATAAGTAGGATGACAGCAAGGCAAGCCGTCAATGAACTGGTGAAAGACGGTATTGTCTATAGAGAAAAGGGAAGAGGTACGTTTGTTTCATCACCTAATTTTCTCCAAAGGAATGTTAAGAGTTTTACTGATACCTTAAGAGAAAGAGGATTTAATCCCAGCACTAATATCATTGAATTTTCAACGGTTTATAATCTTAGAGATATCAGTAATATAATGGAAGTACCCTATGAAACGAAATTCTATAAATTAAAGAGATTGAGATTAGGTAATGAACTTCCTATGGCGTTAGAAACAGTGTATATTCAAAAAGATAGATGTCTGGGACTCCACAAATATGATATCAGCAAATCCTTATACGAAGTCCTTGAAGAGCATTATGGCTATAAAGTGGAGAATATATCTTGTGATATTGATGCTTGTATTGCCAATAACATAATGATGAAAGTATTCAACATGAAAAAAGCTAGAGCATTACTCAAAATAACAGGTATAAGCTATACCAGTAATGGGGAAAAATTATTCTATGAAGAATCCTATTATAGACCAGACTTATATAAATATCGTGTTGACATTTTTAGAAGAACATAA
- a CDS encoding adenylosuccinate synthase → MSAKVIIGAQWGDEGKAKIIDILSEQSDVVVRSQGGNNAGHTVTVNGEVYKFHLVPSGILYPGTTCVVGNGVVIDPKGILEEIALLHNKGISTENLRISLRAHIVMPYHKTLDGIKEEYRGNSDIGTTKKGIGPCYMDKAERSGIRMCDYLNPEIFEAKVRENVELKNSIIKNVYNGDVQFDADQVLEEYRGYLKQLEPYFADTTVIVYDAIKEGKKVLFEGAQGTLLDIDLGTYPYVTSSHPVTGGVCVGAGVGPTLIDDCIGVMKGYVTRVGKGPFPTELFDEMGEQIRNVGHEFGTTTGRPRRTGWFDAVIGKFAVRTSGLTAIALNKIDVLADIDKVKICVAYKKDGELVKEFPASLEDLAKCEPVYEEMDGWGDITNIRSYSELPETAKAYVKRVEELCGAKVTMVGVGPNRDQNIYVD, encoded by the coding sequence ATGTCAGCAAAAGTAATTATAGGAGCCCAATGGGGCGATGAAGGAAAGGCTAAAATCATTGATATTCTATCAGAACAATCAGATGTAGTAGTACGTTCTCAAGGTGGAAACAATGCAGGTCATACAGTTACAGTTAATGGAGAAGTTTATAAATTTCATTTAGTGCCATCAGGTATTCTATACCCAGGAACTACATGTGTTGTTGGTAATGGTGTTGTTATTGACCCAAAAGGAATTCTAGAAGAAATAGCACTATTACATAACAAAGGTATTTCAACTGAAAATTTAAGAATAAGTCTTAGAGCTCATATCGTAATGCCTTATCACAAGACTCTTGATGGTATCAAAGAAGAGTATAGAGGTAATAGTGACATTGGAACTACCAAAAAAGGTATTGGACCATGTTATATGGATAAAGCAGAACGTTCAGGTATCAGAATGTGCGATTACCTTAATCCAGAAATATTCGAAGCAAAAGTTAGAGAAAATGTGGAATTAAAGAATTCTATTATAAAAAATGTATATAACGGTGACGTTCAATTTGATGCAGACCAAGTTTTAGAAGAATACAGAGGTTATTTAAAACAACTTGAACCATATTTTGCAGATACTACAGTTATCGTATATGATGCAATAAAAGAAGGTAAAAAAGTATTATTTGAAGGTGCTCAAGGTACATTACTTGATATAGACCTTGGAACATACCCATATGTTACTTCATCACACCCAGTTACTGGTGGTGTTTGTGTAGGAGCAGGAGTTGGACCTACTTTAATTGATGATTGTATCGGAGTTATGAAAGGTTATGTTACAAGAGTAGGAAAAGGACCTTTCCCAACAGAGTTATTCGACGAAATGGGAGAGCAAATCAGAAATGTTGGACATGAGTTTGGTACAACTACAGGAAGACCAAGAAGAACTGGATGGTTCGATGCTGTAATTGGTAAATTCGCAGTTAGAACAAGTGGACTTACAGCTATAGCACTTAATAAAATTGATGTATTAGCTGATATAGATAAAGTAAAGATTTGTGTTGCTTATAAAAAAGATGGCGAATTAGTAAAAGAATTCCCAGCAAGTCTTGAAGATTTAGCTAAATGTGAACCAGTATATGAAGAAATGGATGGTTGGGGAGATATCACTAACATTCGTTCATATAGTGAGTTACCAGAAACTGCAAAAGCTTATGTTAAGAGAGTTGAAGAGTTATGTGGTGCTAAGGTAACTATGGTTGGGGTAGGACCTAACAGAGATCAAAATATTTATGTAGATTAA
- a CDS encoding Athe_2463 domain-containing protein, producing MKNTFRKIGLMIFIFSILFTSIRYKTFAITNSNQLSYEYMSGQIPFETLSLPPDYKNKPYIKINISGKETKLWFNTELWVDKNIGVYGHYGYVPDNDFKNYTENPDPSITTPYYTRDGIKGEYRYHGYTVDGIRHTNKSFPVDEASTRKAEQKTWQYHYWANPILAKKQDGEISGWNDEAIINNRQGIQEWINEGLPFEIKNGSNPSSQNAYDYANVLTPSTLYSYGEAKMWHKNRTGYWYQTFTLKKRTGRKQTPITLDINILDKGKYIINPGEDEVKVNVDVTITLQDEAYYNNVIEREIYYTRRDISHYNLQLNDTTYTFDGNSTTNTYKGTVSLDIPRSIISDDGNYTVSGIASVSYRNPQSDNAYDNDTDKVNKSKLDKFVIPFNKSDDLVCKFSVASVVNWNDTTPLKADNFKYQDLSLGDIKKYEFELTGEDGTKVVKEYNNSSIDNQTINNLLYDMAKDKNKEKYKIHVKQTVYDSNRSAEYDKNVYVMKAYTPQKTVEIDVELPRKVFDIEPYGATIGDMKAEDINLLKVTIDGTPINVSVNDFFNGGFVFGAIESDNNTEVHFIEVAATSSDDVESHVQKWVTVYNTKPKAQLTLQGTQKENRKFETLNTSDSANDPYLLQHYPTSYTYEITALNDTDMDKLNYERQGENHIFQSSKEGVYQISCTATNRSGRSSTYNLPLVVMKDHKPAMNFDIWNNYLARSEALSMEFGAESIDGDTIINKRIKILKDQDKDGTYEKEVLNTSLTDDFSYTPTDLGHYRAIISAEESFGEETIIKWLDGTEKRTNEVIRDFFVENLRPLTEVHLDIPYNFPQVDVIISLDKNLTDSKKADIKSKRIYYNNYLRSQGINPIIEIWDMKCYEYSTPASTSRNTGSTYPQNSIPYSSSGYSGTLTQTNVVNNWYWHDFGYYTTEEECHTVTERYKYYHCDYYSYDELVEMYGAWDCGNFEFRTRTKNVCSSVDVWHSDNRKVNNYTGYYSGNIYKYVRQNPPVENFRSEADKYIIYVSENGINTTSPSEHKNRLTPIKEFEDLAKEHDFNVTLIGNSTIKSQYSLYTHYYSADDILDSINKALDDIIEDNPFSSDYLVELGSNVNIETVELETEGDELKENGFQYIHNPNYYDNSLGMFSYSKSEFNEDEDWTTTKPTILDKTGRLDIYHRVKDSITGYEDNELYSNIFRTSINIHRKPIAQFNLDWIYNPATRVYETTWEDGSYDLDHQYSHPQKGIIERKIVYWDKTRPIEKYYKIPDNLKPGATYTVEYIVKDLENTWSLPCIKEFTLPTAPPPQILEAKLKTVLDKFNLNSIPASENLLAYDIKTRFPYSHHIEMAMYNGNTIKTSNKTITSYAIKNGQDYNWNDVTYNIPSTLPDGYYLFKLFAVDSNNSNNKRCKDFTVRVETPVDLEGTIQKDKITYDRETLIEASTSKYVNTVTITLFKDTMYERTRNLSCIKTEGDKKYWSLTYKEERRYIEDDFYTARFTARTPNNNQETQDNIFEFTHNTPPTVSIQSTEPSYIYEGDNVFANIIVNDIDLDTLTLDIDLYKGSNRLSSNRVIANPEGTTYDLIKQNLINNIESGDYEIRVHVDDGNGGVANANMLFIVYELTIDGYVNHTPKWDENRVKYNRAMSKTDDDPRDSDTYWSGERFIVSADTAVIHADSNVVADNVETEILDTAYDTNLESANKTNWHGELWDNSMINKWGNDAAIYITFRFTVNYSNGTVKTDDVKVKMDNIDSYYRYHRKW from the coding sequence TTGAAAAATACATTCAGAAAAATAGGCTTGATGATTTTTATATTTAGTATCTTATTTACAAGTATTAGATATAAAACATTCGCTATAACGAACAGCAACCAATTGAGTTATGAGTATATGTCGGGGCAAATACCCTTTGAAACCCTATCTTTGCCACCTGATTATAAAAATAAACCTTATATAAAAATCAATATAAGTGGAAAAGAAACAAAGCTATGGTTTAATACAGAATTATGGGTTGACAAAAATATTGGTGTTTACGGTCACTATGGTTATGTACCAGACAACGATTTTAAGAATTACACCGAAAATCCCGATCCAAGTATTACAACACCTTACTATACAAGGGACGGAATAAAAGGAGAGTACCGTTATCATGGATACACTGTAGATGGCATCCGTCATACAAACAAGTCCTTTCCAGTAGATGAAGCTAGTACCCGAAAGGCAGAGCAAAAGACATGGCAGTATCATTACTGGGCGAATCCTATCTTAGCCAAAAAACAAGATGGCGAGATAAGTGGTTGGAATGATGAAGCTATTATTAATAATAGGCAAGGAATCCAAGAATGGATTAATGAGGGACTACCCTTTGAAATAAAGAATGGTAGCAACCCATCAAGTCAAAATGCCTACGATTACGCTAACGTGCTGACACCCTCCACCTTGTATAGCTATGGTGAAGCCAAAATGTGGCACAAAAACCGTACTGGTTATTGGTATCAGACATTCACCCTTAAAAAGCGTACAGGACGTAAGCAGACTCCTATTACGTTAGATATTAATATACTTGATAAAGGAAAGTACATCATTAATCCTGGAGAAGATGAAGTCAAGGTGAATGTTGATGTAACAATAACCTTACAAGATGAAGCTTATTACAATAACGTTATTGAACGTGAAATATATTATACTCGTAGGGATATTAGTCACTACAATTTACAATTAAACGACACTACATATACATTTGACGGAAACAGCACTACCAACACCTATAAGGGTACTGTTTCCCTTGATATACCACGTAGTATAATTTCTGATGACGGAAACTATACGGTTAGCGGAATAGCAAGCGTTTCTTATAGAAACCCACAATCAGACAATGCTTATGATAATGATACCGACAAAGTTAATAAAAGCAAGCTTGATAAATTCGTAATCCCGTTCAATAAAAGTGATGATTTAGTATGTAAATTCAGTGTGGCATCAGTGGTTAATTGGAATGATACCACCCCTTTAAAAGCTGATAACTTCAAATATCAGGACTTATCATTAGGTGACATTAAAAAATACGAATTCGAACTTACTGGAGAAGATGGAACAAAAGTTGTAAAAGAATATAATAATTCTTCTATAGACAATCAAACAATAAATAATCTGTTATATGATATGGCAAAAGATAAAAACAAAGAAAAATATAAAATACATGTAAAACAAACTGTATATGATAGTAATAGAAGTGCTGAATATGATAAAAATGTGTATGTTATGAAGGCATACACACCCCAAAAGACCGTTGAGATTGATGTAGAGTTACCAAGAAAGGTTTTTGATATTGAACCATATGGTGCAACCATAGGTGATATGAAAGCAGAAGATATTAACTTATTGAAGGTGACTATAGATGGTACACCAATAAATGTATCTGTAAATGATTTTTTCAATGGTGGTTTTGTTTTTGGTGCAATAGAGAGTGATAATAATACAGAAGTTCACTTCATAGAAGTAGCAGCAACTAGTTCGGACGATGTGGAAAGTCATGTTCAAAAGTGGGTAACAGTATACAATACTAAACCCAAAGCACAGCTTACATTACAAGGAACACAAAAAGAAAATCGTAAATTTGAAACACTAAACACGTCTGATAGTGCTAATGATCCTTACTTGTTGCAACACTATCCTACAAGCTATACATATGAGATAACAGCCTTGAATGATACTGATATGGATAAGTTAAATTATGAACGTCAAGGAGAAAATCACATATTTCAAAGTTCTAAGGAAGGTGTTTATCAGATTAGTTGTACAGCTACCAATAGGTCAGGTAGAAGCAGTACCTATAATCTTCCATTGGTTGTGATGAAAGACCATAAACCAGCTATGAATTTTGATATATGGAATAATTATCTAGCAAGAAGTGAAGCTTTATCAATGGAGTTTGGTGCTGAATCTATAGATGGCGATACCATAATTAACAAGCGAATTAAGATTTTAAAAGACCAGGACAAAGATGGTACTTATGAAAAAGAGGTACTTAACACATCTTTAACAGATGATTTTAGTTATACACCAACAGATCTTGGACACTACAGAGCTATTATATCAGCCGAAGAAAGCTTCGGAGAAGAAACCATTATTAAATGGTTAGATGGTACAGAAAAAAGAACTAATGAAGTCATAAGAGATTTTTTTGTAGAAAATCTAAGACCTTTAACCGAAGTTCATTTAGATATACCTTATAACTTCCCCCAAGTAGACGTTATTATTTCCTTAGACAAGAATCTTACAGACAGTAAAAAAGCTGATATTAAGAGCAAGAGAATTTACTATAACAATTACTTACGTTCCCAAGGTATTAACCCTATTATTGAGATATGGGATATGAAATGTTATGAATATTCTACTCCTGCCAGTACCAGTAGAAATACTGGAAGTACTTACCCTCAAAATTCTATACCATACTCTAGTAGTGGCTATTCAGGAACACTGACCCAAACTAATGTAGTTAACAACTGGTATTGGCATGATTTTGGCTATTATACTACAGAGGAAGAATGCCATACAGTTACTGAACGATATAAATATTATCACTGTGATTACTATTCTTATGATGAATTAGTTGAAATGTACGGTGCTTGGGACTGTGGAAACTTTGAATTTCGTACACGTACAAAGAATGTTTGCAGTAGCGTTGATGTATGGCATTCTGATAACAGGAAAGTTAATAATTATACTGGATATTACAGTGGTAATATCTACAAATATGTTCGTCAAAACCCGCCTGTTGAAAATTTTAGGAGCGAAGCCGATAAGTATATCATTTATGTATCAGAAAATGGCATTAATACAACTTCACCATCTGAACATAAAAATAGGTTAACACCAATTAAGGAATTTGAGGACTTGGCTAAAGAGCATGATTTTAATGTAACACTTATAGGTAACAGTACTATAAAGAGCCAGTACAGCTTGTACACTCATTACTATAGTGCTGATGATATTTTAGATAGCATTAATAAAGCCTTAGATGATATTATTGAAGATAATCCTTTTTCTTCTGATTATTTAGTAGAGCTAGGAAGTAATGTCAACATTGAAACGGTAGAATTAGAAACAGAAGGAGACGAGTTAAAAGAAAACGGATTCCAATATATCCACAACCCAAACTACTACGATAACTCCCTAGGAATGTTTAGTTACAGTAAATCAGAATTTAATGAAGATGAAGATTGGACAACCACCAAACCAACTATACTTGATAAAACTGGACGCTTAGATATTTATCATAGGGTAAAGGACAGTATTACTGGTTATGAAGATAATGAATTATATTCTAATATATTCAGGACTTCAATCAATATACACCGTAAACCCATTGCACAGTTTAACTTAGATTGGATATACAATCCTGCTACCAGAGTATATGAAACAACATGGGAGGACGGGTCGTATGATCTAGACCATCAATACAGCCATCCACAAAAAGGTATCATAGAACGTAAAATTGTATATTGGGATAAAACACGTCCTATAGAAAAATATTATAAAATTCCTGATAATCTGAAACCAGGGGCAACATATACTGTGGAATACATTGTAAAAGACTTAGAAAACACATGGAGCTTACCATGTATAAAAGAATTTACATTACCGACAGCTCCACCACCACAGATATTAGAAGCAAAATTAAAAACTGTTCTAGATAAATTTAATCTTAACAGTATACCTGCATCAGAAAATCTCTTAGCATATGATATAAAAACTAGATTTCCATATAGTCATCACATAGAAATGGCTATGTACAATGGAAACACAATCAAAACATCAAATAAAACCATTACATCATATGCAATTAAAAATGGCCAAGATTATAATTGGAATGATGTCACTTATAATATTCCTTCAACATTACCTGATGGCTATTACCTATTCAAGCTTTTTGCAGTTGATAGCAATAATAGTAATAATAAAAGGTGTAAGGATTTTACTGTAAGAGTGGAAACTCCTGTAGATCTAGAGGGAACAATTCAAAAAGATAAAATAACCTATGATAGGGAAACTTTGATAGAAGCCAGTACCTCAAAATATGTTAATACTGTCACTATCACCCTATTTAAGGATACCATGTATGAACGCACAAGAAATTTATCCTGTATAAAAACAGAAGGTGACAAGAAATATTGGTCTTTGACTTATAAAGAAGAAAGAAGATATATAGAAGATGATTTTTATACAGCTAGATTTACAGCTAGAACACCAAATAATAATCAGGAAACCCAAGATAATATTTTTGAATTTACTCATAATACACCACCTACAGTAAGTATTCAATCTACTGAACCAAGTTATATATACGAAGGAGATAATGTCTTCGCTAATATTATAGTTAATGATATTGATTTGGATACTTTAACACTTGATATTGATTTATATAAGGGTAGTAACCGACTTAGCAGTAACAGAGTAATAGCTAATCCTGAAGGTACAACCTATGATTTAATCAAACAGAATCTAATAAATAATATAGAATCTGGTGATTATGAGATAAGAGTACATGTAGATGATGGTAACGGAGGCGTTGCAAATGCTAATATGCTATTTATAGTGTATGAATTAACTATTGATGGCTATGTGAATCATACTCCGAAATGGGATGAAAATAGAGTCAAATACAATAGAGCAATGTCAAAAACTGATGATGATCCTAGAGACAGCGATACATATTGGTCAGGGGAGCGTTTTATTGTAAGTGCTGATACAGCTGTAATTCATGCGGATAGTAATGTTGTTGCAGATAATGTGGAAACTGAAATTCTAGATACAGCTTATGATACGAACCTAGAATCAGCCAATAAAACCAACTGGCATGGAGAACTATGGGACAATTCCATGATAAATAAATGGGGGAATGATGCAGCCATCTACATCACTTTCAGATTTACAGTTAACTATAGCAACGGTACTGTCAAGACAGATGATGTAAAAGTAAAAATGGATAATATAGATTCTTATTATCGCTATCATAGAAAATGGTGA
- a CDS encoding S-layer homology domain-containing protein, with the protein MKKVILVLTMALIISNTTCVKAVDDVFFNDVPNSHWAKGNIEKLVGLGIVDGYEDGSFKPDKNINVDAFIKLVVTSLGYTDIKNAEGYWATNYINKALELSIIQYGQFDSYNRIISREEMASITARTLGQVEEMENGNKELNLDFIKSCILDFNIIDNKYQQNVVDCYSIGLITGKPNGFDPKGNATRAEAVTVIVRLLDESCRKPIFIPPMITEKDIKKDADGKMYFDVIRYRDYKNEDERIATEVKHKYRVYECPSGEVTALQLLYAMDKVYQDNTGYVYLAQSGKNEHPLGIIYDCVDTVDRTVDDYDIDIIENKEVGFCVKHSKHKTPSAYGISLYYKVHDMTYMERFTKYEKMFDTMFYYLYENNFQVMKDTMKEILQIAENMDVDKYRYTIKMNDREMYIEVDKDHRISFDITIKGGKVEHFYPIEENAPDFLKK; encoded by the coding sequence ATGAAAAAAGTAATATTAGTACTTACTATGGCACTTATAATCTCAAATACTACGTGTGTAAAAGCAGTAGATGATGTTTTTTTTAATGATGTACCTAATAGTCATTGGGCTAAGGGTAATATTGAAAAATTAGTTGGATTAGGTATTGTTGACGGGTATGAAGATGGATCTTTTAAACCAGATAAGAATATTAATGTTGATGCTTTTATTAAACTTGTGGTGACTAGTTTAGGTTATACGGATATTAAGAATGCAGAAGGTTATTGGGCTACTAATTATATAAATAAGGCATTGGAGTTATCTATCATTCAGTATGGACAATTTGATAGTTATAATAGAATTATTAGTCGTGAGGAAATGGCGAGTATTACTGCTAGGACGCTTGGACAGGTTGAAGAAATGGAGAATGGAAACAAAGAGCTAAACTTGGATTTTATAAAAAGTTGTATTCTTGACTTTAATATTATTGACAATAAATATCAGCAGAACGTTGTAGACTGTTATAGTATTGGTCTAATTACTGGCAAACCTAATGGTTTTGACCCTAAGGGTAATGCTACTAGAGCTGAAGCCGTTACGGTTATAGTAAGATTATTAGATGAATCTTGTAGAAAGCCTATATTTATTCCACCGATGATTACAGAGAAGGATATTAAAAAAGATGCTGATGGAAAGATGTACTTTGATGTAATACGTTATAGAGATTATAAAAATGAAGATGAGCGTATAGCTACAGAGGTTAAGCATAAGTATAGAGTCTATGAATGTCCTTCTGGGGAGGTTACAGCTCTACAGCTATTGTATGCAATGGATAAGGTGTATCAGGATAATACAGGTTATGTATATTTGGCTCAATCAGGCAAAAATGAACACCCATTAGGTATTATTTATGATTGCGTAGATACTGTTGATAGAACAGTAGACGATTACGATATAGACATTATAGAAAATAAAGAAGTTGGTTTTTGTGTCAAACATAGTAAACATAAAACCCCTAGTGCTTACGGTATTTCACTATATTACAAAGTACATGACATGACCTACATGGAACGCTTTACTAAATACGAGAAAATGTTTGATACAATGTTTTATTACTTGTACGAAAACAACTTTCAAGTCATGAAAGACACCATGAAGGAAATATTACAAATAGCTGAAAATATGGACGTGGATAAATACCGTTACACCATAAAAATGAATGATAGAGAAATGTACATTGAAGTTGACAAAGACCATAGAATATCCTTTGATATTACAATAAAAGGTGGAAAAGTTGAGCATTTCTATCCTATAGAGGAAAATGCACCTGATTTTCTAAAAAAGTGA
- a CDS encoding DUF1858 domain-containing protein, whose amino-acid sequence MAKVTKDMIIADIIAVDQNIIPILMEAGMHCIGCPSAQGETLEEAAFVHGMDVDELINKINTFLETKE is encoded by the coding sequence ATGGCAAAAGTAACTAAAGACATGATAATCGCTGATATTATTGCAGTAGATCAAAATATCATTCCTATTTTAATGGAAGCAGGTATGCATTGTATTGGGTGTCCATCTGCTCAAGGAGAAACATTAGAAGAAGCAGCATTTGTTCACGGAATGGATGTAGATGAATTAATTAACAAAATCAACACTTTTTTAGAAACTAAAGAATAA